One window of Papaver somniferum cultivar HN1 chromosome 9, ASM357369v1, whole genome shotgun sequence genomic DNA carries:
- the LOC113313253 gene encoding protein yippee-like At3g55890 isoform X2 produces MGRVYVINLEGKIYNCKHCQTHLALVKDIVSRNFTCRHGKAYLFDKVVNVNVGAKEDRMMITGLHTVVDLFCVGCGAIVGWKYEFAHEKAQKYKVGKFILERYRVSGPDENNSRLNLEVAQANVSDDADDD; encoded by the exons ATGGGGAGAGTTTATGTGATAAATCTGGAAGGAAAGATCTATAACTGCAAACACTGTCAGACCCATCTTGCTCTTGTTAAAGACATCGTTTCAAGA AATTTCACTTGCAGACATGGGAAGGCTTATCTTTTCGATAAGGT TGTGAATGTGAATGTGGGAGCGAAAGAAGACCGGATGATGATAACCGGATTGCACACCGTTGTCGACTTATTCTGTGTTGGGTGCGGGGCAATCGTCGGTTGGAAATAT GAATTTGCACATGAGAAGGCCCAAAAATACAAAGTCGGGAAGTTCATCCTAGAGAG GTATAGAGTGTCAGGTCCAGACGAAAACAACTCTCGGCTGAATCTTGAAGTTGCTCAGGCTAATGTTAGTGATGATGCCGAcgatgattga
- the LOC113313253 gene encoding protein yippee-like At3g55890 isoform X1 gives MGRVYVINLEGKIYNCKHCQTHLALVKDIVSRNLSTIQIQMMCFSLLHVQNFTCRHGKAYLFDKVVNVNVGAKEDRMMITGLHTVVDLFCVGCGAIVGWKYEFAHEKAQKYKVGKFILERYRVSGPDENNSRLNLEVAQANVSDDADDD, from the exons ATGGGGAGAGTTTATGTGATAAATCTGGAAGGAAAGATCTATAACTGCAAACACTGTCAGACCCATCTTGCTCTTGTTAAAGACATCGTTTCAAGA AATTTAAGCACCATCCAAATCCAAATGATGTGTTTTTCTTTACTTCATGTTCAGAATTTCACTTGCAGACATGGGAAGGCTTATCTTTTCGATAAGGT TGTGAATGTGAATGTGGGAGCGAAAGAAGACCGGATGATGATAACCGGATTGCACACCGTTGTCGACTTATTCTGTGTTGGGTGCGGGGCAATCGTCGGTTGGAAATAT GAATTTGCACATGAGAAGGCCCAAAAATACAAAGTCGGGAAGTTCATCCTAGAGAG GTATAGAGTGTCAGGTCCAGACGAAAACAACTCTCGGCTGAATCTTGAAGTTGCTCAGGCTAATGTTAGTGATGATGCCGAcgatgattga